In Blastopirellula sp. J2-11, a single genomic region encodes these proteins:
- the glgP gene encoding alpha-glucan family phosphorylase: MSQAELTQTESDALKGVVAELSAEKLYDKCIELANNLWWTWQPDVFNLFRDLDPIRWRQLDHNPIALLKEFTPERLELRAAEMVLYSRINHAYRRLKEYLSTKDTWSATHAGVLGSRPVAYFSAEFGIHESLPIYSGGLGVLSGDHVKSASGLGVPLVAIGLFYDQGYFKQHLDVDGYQHEEYMDTKVENLPMKPAISPDGTPITISIDTRSGTLKAKLWKMNVGRVKLFLLDCDVDGNKPEDRELTSRLYGGDERTRIRQELVLGVGGMRALKALGITPGVYHLNEGHSAFASLEGMRERIQEDGLSYEDAMRDVARQTIFTTHTPVPAGHDRFDAGLIEEHLGPLRDAMGISHDQLMGLGRVEPQNENETFCMTVVGLKLSRRANAVSQLHGHVSRRMWAHLWPWRVEEEIPIGHITNGVHVPSWVAWQMLQLYDRHFPSGWYSRMGEADFWQNIHSVDPGELWETHATLKNLLLQFVRRRVSRQCRRRGESDEAVERARTLLDPNILTIGFARRFATYKRADLLLDDPDRLDEIVNSANRPVQFIFSGKAHPKDEPGKAKIREIFNLRNDERFRHRIVFVEDYDINVGRHLIQGVDVWLNNPRRPLEASGTSGQKVVLNGGLNCSILDGWWAEAHDGNNGFAIGNGRTHSSVERQDERDGEQLYRVLENEVVPLFYDRDVDGLPREWIKRMMNSIGTLAWRFSAHRMVMDYTRHAYVPAAGGLSCDMSQF; this comes from the coding sequence AAGCTTTATGACAAGTGCATCGAACTGGCCAACAATCTGTGGTGGACTTGGCAGCCCGACGTTTTCAACCTCTTTCGCGACCTCGATCCGATCCGCTGGCGCCAGCTGGATCACAACCCGATCGCGCTGCTGAAAGAGTTTACGCCAGAGCGGCTCGAGCTTCGTGCCGCCGAAATGGTCCTTTACAGCCGCATTAACCATGCTTATCGCCGGCTGAAAGAATATCTCTCGACGAAAGATACTTGGTCGGCGACCCATGCCGGCGTTTTGGGATCGCGTCCCGTCGCTTACTTTTCAGCCGAATTTGGCATTCACGAATCGCTGCCGATTTATTCGGGCGGTCTGGGCGTCCTCTCGGGCGACCATGTGAAAAGTGCTAGCGGACTGGGCGTTCCGCTGGTCGCGATCGGCCTGTTTTATGACCAAGGCTATTTCAAGCAGCACTTGGACGTCGACGGCTATCAGCACGAAGAGTACATGGATACCAAGGTTGAGAATCTGCCGATGAAGCCGGCGATCTCTCCCGATGGAACTCCGATTACGATCTCGATCGATACGCGTAGCGGCACGCTCAAAGCCAAGCTTTGGAAGATGAACGTCGGCCGCGTAAAGCTCTTCTTGCTCGATTGCGATGTAGACGGCAACAAGCCGGAAGATCGTGAGTTGACCAGCCGTTTGTACGGTGGCGACGAACGAACGCGTATTCGCCAAGAGTTGGTGTTGGGCGTCGGCGGCATGCGAGCGCTCAAGGCGCTCGGCATTACTCCCGGCGTTTACCACCTGAACGAAGGGCACAGCGCCTTCGCTTCGTTGGAAGGAATGCGTGAGCGGATTCAGGAAGATGGCTTGTCGTACGAAGACGCGATGCGTGACGTCGCTCGGCAGACCATCTTCACGACGCATACGCCGGTTCCGGCAGGGCACGACCGATTTGACGCGGGTCTGATCGAAGAGCATCTGGGCCCGCTCCGCGACGCCATGGGGATCTCGCACGATCAGCTGATGGGGTTAGGGCGCGTTGAGCCGCAGAACGAAAACGAGACCTTCTGCATGACCGTCGTCGGGCTCAAACTGTCACGCCGCGCCAATGCGGTCAGCCAGTTGCATGGGCACGTTTCGCGACGCATGTGGGCCCATCTGTGGCCGTGGCGCGTGGAAGAAGAGATTCCGATCGGCCATATCACCAACGGCGTGCATGTGCCGAGCTGGGTCGCCTGGCAGATGTTGCAGCTTTATGATCGCCACTTCCCGAGCGGTTGGTACAGTCGCATGGGAGAGGCCGATTTCTGGCAAAACATTCATAGCGTCGATCCTGGCGAATTGTGGGAAACCCACGCAACGCTAAAAAACCTGCTGCTGCAATTTGTTCGCCGCCGCGTTTCGCGACAATGTCGCCGCCGGGGTGAAAGCGACGAAGCAGTCGAACGAGCTCGCACGCTGCTCGATCCGAACATTCTGACGATCGGATTCGCGCGGCGTTTTGCGACCTACAAACGAGCCGACCTGTTGTTGGATGACCCCGATCGTTTGGACGAAATCGTCAACTCGGCGAACCGTCCGGTCCAGTTCATCTTCTCCGGCAAGGCGCACCCGAAAGATGAGCCCGGCAAAGCGAAGATCCGCGAGATCTTCAATTTGCGGAATGACGAACGCTTCCGACATCGGATCGTGTTTGTCGAAGATTACGACATCAACGTCGGACGCCATTTGATCCAAGGGGTCGATGTCTGGTTGAACAACCCGCGACGTCCGCTGGAAGCCTCCGGAACGAGCGGTCAAAAGGTCGTGTTGAACGGCGGTTTGAACTGCTCGATTCTCGACGGTTGGTGGGCCGAAGCGCACGACGGCAACAACGGCTTTGCGATCGGCAACGGAAGAACGCACAGTTCGGTCGAACGCCAGGACGAACGCGATGGCGAACAGCTGTATCGCGTGCTGGAAAACGAGGTGGTGCCGCTCTTCTATGACCGCGACGTCGATGGATTGCCGCGGGAGTGGATCAAACGGATGATGAACTCGATCGGCACGTTGGCTTGGCGATTTAGCGCTCACCGCATGGTGATGGACTATACGCGTCACGCCTATGTCCCGGCCGCCGGCGGCTTGAGCTGCGATATGAGCCAGTTCTAA